From Opitutaceae bacterium, the proteins below share one genomic window:
- a CDS encoding sulfite exporter TauE/SafE family protein, whose amino-acid sequence MTLFDYGSVLLLGLLGSGHCLGMCGGFALAVAAPARSWPGVLGRHLAYQAGKALTYVFLAIVVATGTGLLSRLSWFSGIQVGLAVVVGLIMILLGLAQVFEFRLQTWWTRWVEPTAACRALGRLTGSSSLVSAFVIGWLNGFLPCGLVLAALFYLASFRSVVDAALGAVVFGLGTFPSLFLLGAFSRTVGLKARRRLLRWAGLLIIAFGVVTLVRWVPAVHHWFHQTLIPASAHLIEWCLPG is encoded by the coding sequence ATGACCCTGTTTGATTACGGTTCAGTCCTGCTCCTCGGTCTCCTCGGGTCCGGGCATTGTCTCGGCATGTGTGGGGGATTTGCGCTGGCGGTGGCAGCTCCGGCCAGGTCCTGGCCGGGCGTTCTTGGCCGTCACCTCGCCTATCAGGCCGGGAAAGCCCTGACCTACGTCTTTCTGGCGATTGTGGTGGCGACCGGGACGGGTTTGCTTTCGCGCCTGAGCTGGTTCAGCGGGATCCAGGTTGGTCTGGCTGTCGTTGTTGGGCTGATCATGATCCTTCTGGGTCTGGCCCAGGTTTTTGAGTTCCGTCTGCAGACCTGGTGGACCCGATGGGTCGAGCCGACCGCCGCCTGTCGTGCGCTCGGCCGCCTGACCGGGTCCTCCTCACTCGTTTCGGCCTTTGTGATCGGATGGCTGAATGGATTCCTGCCCTGCGGTCTGGTGCTGGCGGCGCTCTTCTATCTGGCCTCCTTCCGTTCGGTTGTCGACGCGGCCCTCGGTGCGGTCGTCTTCGGCCTGGGAACCTTTCCTTCGCTTTTCCTGCTGGGCGCCTTTTCGCGGACGGTCGGTCTGAAGGCGCGTCGCCGCCTGCTTCGGTGGGCCGGCCTGCTGATCATCGCCTTTGGCGTCGTCACCCTTGTCCGGTGGGTCCCGGCCGTGCATCACTGGTTCCACCAGACCCTCATCCCGGCCTCGGCCCACCTGATTGAATGGTGCCTGCCGGGGTAG
- a CDS encoding Gfo/Idh/MocA family oxidoreductase: MSRRTFIKTAAAAAAIPAVLPNVLRAQGEPGPAAPAILNEDSKKLRVACIGVGGRGWSAVEGMKDENVVALCDVDDERASGAFEMIPGALRYRDFRRMFDEIGSEIDAVTVSTPDHMHFAAAMAAIRLGKHVLVEKPLTHSIWEARQLTLAAREAGVVTQMGNQGHALEGTRLVREWIEAGAIGPVREVHFWTNRPIWPQGLNRPDHSTCIPVIPATLDWNLWLGVAPERPYDPAYVPFNWRGFWDFGTGALGDMACHIMDAAYWGLQLGAPTSVEAVSTSVNEESAPKASMITYQFPARGSMPPVKAVWHDGNLMPSLPDTIASDYRFDEGGGVFIIGDDATIVTNTYAGTVRIAPEARMQEVARAQIPRKYDRVKGGHFQEWIEACKGGPVCGSNFEYSGPFTETVLLGNLALRTRRRLEWDPVNLQVTNVPEANRFIKRDYRPGWDI, from the coding sequence GTGTCCCGTCGAACATTCATCAAGACTGCAGCCGCTGCCGCCGCCATTCCGGCCGTCCTTCCCAACGTCCTGAGGGCACAGGGTGAGCCCGGTCCGGCCGCTCCCGCCATCCTCAACGAGGATTCGAAGAAACTGCGCGTCGCCTGCATCGGAGTGGGTGGACGCGGCTGGTCCGCCGTCGAGGGAATGAAAGACGAGAACGTCGTCGCCCTCTGCGACGTCGATGATGAACGCGCCTCCGGGGCCTTTGAAATGATCCCCGGCGCCCTCCGCTATCGGGATTTTCGCAGAATGTTCGACGAGATCGGTTCGGAAATCGACGCCGTTACCGTTTCAACACCCGATCATATGCACTTTGCCGCAGCCATGGCCGCCATCCGCCTGGGCAAGCATGTCCTCGTCGAGAAACCGCTCACCCACAGCATCTGGGAAGCCCGACAGCTCACCTTGGCAGCCAGAGAGGCCGGCGTCGTCACCCAGATGGGCAACCAGGGCCATGCACTCGAGGGGACCCGGCTCGTCCGCGAATGGATCGAAGCCGGCGCCATCGGCCCCGTCCGCGAGGTCCATTTCTGGACCAATCGGCCCATCTGGCCGCAGGGCCTCAATCGCCCCGACCACTCGACCTGCATCCCGGTTATCCCTGCGACCCTCGACTGGAACCTCTGGCTCGGCGTCGCTCCGGAAAGACCTTACGATCCGGCTTATGTCCCGTTCAACTGGCGCGGATTCTGGGATTTCGGAACCGGTGCCCTCGGAGACATGGCGTGCCATATCATGGATGCGGCCTACTGGGGTCTTCAGCTGGGTGCCCCCACCTCGGTCGAGGCGGTCTCGACTTCGGTCAACGAGGAAAGTGCGCCCAAGGCTTCCATGATCACCTACCAGTTCCCAGCCCGTGGTTCCATGCCACCGGTCAAAGCGGTCTGGCACGACGGCAATCTCATGCCGTCCCTTCCCGATACGATCGCATCCGACTACCGATTCGATGAAGGCGGGGGAGTCTTCATTATCGGCGACGATGCCACCATCGTGACCAACACTTATGCCGGAACCGTCCGGATCGCTCCCGAAGCCCGCATGCAGGAAGTCGCCCGGGCCCAGATTCCCCGGAAATACGATCGGGTCAAGGGCGGCCATTTCCAGGAATGGATCGAAGCCTGCAAGGGCGGTCCGGTCTGTGGATCCAACTTCGAGTACTCGGGTCCCTTCACCGAAACCGTCCTGCTGGGCAATCTCGCCCTCCGGACCCGCCGGCGCCTCGAGTGGGACCCGGTCAATCTTCAGGTGACCAATGTTCCGGAAGCCAACCGATTCATCAAGCGCGACTACCGCCCCGGATGGGACATATGA
- a CDS encoding Gfo/Idh/MocA family oxidoreductase yields the protein MTKPRSRHRSAHSPETLSRRSFLKRSLAGAGAVFAFPTIVPSSVFGANAPSNRIVLGAVGMGNMGTSNLRGFLGRDDVQVVAVCDVDSLRLERARQTVNNENGTGDCAAYADFQELIAHPGLDAVSLATPDHWHALVAIAAARAGLDIYGEKPFSHDLRAGRAMCDAVQRYGRVWQTGSWQRSEEDFHHAAELVHNGRIGKVHTVEVGLPNGTFREDPPVQEVPGNLDWNRWLGPAPWTPYRGVSHWDWRWVLDWGGGQMLDWIGHHADIAHWGLGLDRTGPVSIEGVGEFPGGALYDAPIAYRFVCRYANGVEMTVANGAQLPKGVGVRWIGDKGWIWVTRGGIASEPAGLIHERIVPGESRLYASRDHRGNFIDCVRNRQLTITPAEVAHRSASVGHLGQIAMLTGRRIRWNPETEEIVNDPGASALLGRACREPWIL from the coding sequence ATGACAAAACCCCGATCCCGCCATCGCTCCGCCCACTCGCCGGAAACCCTAAGCCGGCGTTCCTTTCTCAAGCGTTCACTCGCCGGGGCCGGAGCCGTCTTTGCCTTCCCCACCATCGTCCCGTCATCCGTCTTCGGCGCCAATGCTCCGAGCAACCGGATCGTCCTCGGTGCGGTGGGCATGGGGAATATGGGGACAAGCAATCTCCGGGGATTCCTTGGCCGCGACGACGTCCAGGTCGTCGCCGTCTGCGATGTCGACAGCCTGCGACTCGAACGGGCGCGCCAGACCGTCAATAACGAAAACGGAACCGGCGACTGCGCCGCTTACGCCGATTTCCAGGAACTCATCGCCCACCCGGGACTCGACGCCGTATCCCTGGCCACCCCGGATCATTGGCATGCCCTCGTCGCCATCGCCGCCGCCCGGGCCGGGCTCGATATCTACGGCGAAAAACCCTTCTCGCACGATCTCCGGGCCGGCCGGGCCATGTGCGACGCCGTTCAGCGTTACGGCCGGGTCTGGCAGACGGGCAGCTGGCAGCGATCCGAGGAAGATTTCCACCACGCGGCCGAGCTCGTCCACAACGGACGTATTGGAAAAGTGCATACGGTCGAGGTCGGACTGCCCAACGGCACCTTCCGGGAGGATCCGCCGGTCCAGGAAGTGCCCGGGAATCTCGACTGGAACCGCTGGCTCGGCCCCGCTCCCTGGACCCCCTACCGCGGCGTGTCCCACTGGGACTGGCGCTGGGTCCTCGACTGGGGCGGCGGTCAGATGCTCGACTGGATCGGACACCATGCCGACATCGCCCACTGGGGCCTCGGCCTCGACCGGACCGGTCCCGTCTCAATCGAGGGTGTCGGCGAGTTTCCGGGCGGCGCCCTTTATGACGCGCCCATCGCCTACCGTTTTGTCTGCCGCTACGCCAACGGGGTCGAAATGACCGTCGCCAACGGGGCGCAACTGCCCAAGGGTGTCGGGGTTCGCTGGATCGGCGACAAAGGCTGGATCTGGGTCACTCGAGGCGGAATTGCCTCCGAACCCGCCGGTCTCATTCACGAGCGGATTGTTCCGGGCGAATCAAGACTCTACGCCAGCCGCGACCATCGGGGCAATTTCATCGACTGCGTGAGGAACCGCCAGCTCACCATCACCCCCGCCGAGGTCGCCCATCGCTCGGCCAGTGTCGGCCATCTCGGACAGATCGCCATGCTGACCGGCCGCCGGATTCGCTGGAATCCGGAAACGGAAGAAATCGTCAATGATCCCGGTGCGTCCGCTCTGCTCGGCCGCGCCTGCCGCGAACCCTGGATTCTCTGA
- a CDS encoding methyltransferase domain-containing protein, with translation MSKQGEINYLDLLGPEGRVHAFNKPFSDADCGRYLIDLGFIMSVLPPPPCRLLDMGVGTGWTSVFLARRGYRVTGIDIAPQMIELAEKNRIRYEAENLDFVVSDFEDLTVDGTYDCVLFYDSLHHAMDGEKAMASAHRVLNPGGLCVTLEPGYGHSRTSDSRRAIEEMDITERDMHPERVIALSGPAGFQSARILHFDFIPREIRNRTGPYRVTKDKIRQILRIIRAPGDYTRALAERNLVVLQK, from the coding sequence ATGTCGAAGCAGGGAGAAATCAATTACCTCGATCTGCTGGGGCCGGAAGGTCGGGTCCACGCGTTCAACAAGCCCTTTTCAGATGCCGACTGCGGCCGTTACCTGATCGATCTCGGCTTCATCATGAGCGTGCTTCCCCCCCCGCCCTGCCGCCTGCTCGACATGGGTGTCGGCACCGGCTGGACCAGTGTCTTCCTCGCCCGGCGCGGTTACCGCGTGACGGGAATCGATATCGCCCCCCAGATGATCGAACTCGCGGAAAAAAACCGCATCCGCTACGAGGCGGAGAACCTCGATTTCGTGGTGTCGGATTTCGAGGATCTCACGGTTGACGGCACCTATGATTGCGTCCTCTTTTACGATTCCCTCCACCACGCGATGGATGGAGAAAAGGCCATGGCGTCGGCCCATCGGGTCCTCAACCCCGGCGGGCTCTGCGTGACCCTTGAACCCGGTTACGGTCATTCCCGGACCAGCGACTCGCGACGAGCGATCGAGGAAATGGACATCACCGAACGGGACATGCACCCCGAGCGGGTCATCGCCCTCTCCGGACCGGCCGGATTCCAATCCGCCCGGATCCTTCACTTCGACTTCATTCCACGTGAGATCCGCAACCGGACCGGTCCCTATCGAGTGACCAAGGACAAAATCCGTCAGATCCTCCGCATTATCCGCGCGCCCGGCGACTATACCCGGGCCCTTGCCGAGCGAAACCTTGTCGTTCTTCAAAAGTAG
- a CDS encoding cupin domain-containing protein, whose amino-acid sequence MKKINTNQLKEESWTSPKGIFGGSAKSVSEALGRKPASMDLNERHPFDVEISRIPPGKSPCPYHSHSAQWEFYHVVSGNGSVRHQDGETEVQPGDAFIFKPGEPHRITNTGGEDLVFMVLADNPIGESCHYPDSGKWLVRSPEGRLIRSENLDYYDGEE is encoded by the coding sequence ATGAAGAAGATCAACACCAACCAGCTCAAGGAAGAGTCCTGGACTTCCCCGAAAGGGATCTTCGGAGGCTCGGCAAAATCGGTATCCGAGGCCCTTGGACGGAAGCCAGCCTCGATGGACCTGAACGAACGCCATCCTTTCGATGTCGAAATTTCCCGGATCCCGCCCGGCAAGTCCCCCTGCCCCTACCATTCCCACAGCGCCCAGTGGGAATTCTATCACGTCGTCTCCGGGAACGGATCGGTTCGCCACCAGGACGGGGAAACGGAGGTCCAGCCCGGCGACGCCTTCATCTTCAAACCCGGAGAACCCCATCGGATCACCAATACCGGCGGCGAAGACCTGGTCTTCATGGTCCTGGCCGACAACCCGATCGGCGAATCATGCCATTACCCTGACAGTGGAAAGTGGCTCGTTCGCTCACCCGAGGGCCGACTGATCCGCTCGGAGAATCTCGACTATTACGACGGCGAGGAATAG
- a CDS encoding MBL fold metallo-hydrolase: MKLTDLNREGGIGANSLLIELGDFTFVIDAGLHPKRTGREALPDFRSLIDRHVDFLILTHCHLDHLGGLPVLMRQHPETRVLTSVPNLTLAPRMLHNSVNVMTRQREEQGIPGYPLFTHTEIDELVPRFLPMLFNQPRRVTLDRDEIEITFYPAGHVAGAAGIQLVHKHRSIFFTGDTLFEDQRILDGARFPRRHFDTVVTETTRGATPAVPGKSRHEEIERLLHTINNVIHRGGSVLIPVFALGRMQEIMTILNDARRAGHLVDCPVFGGGLGLDLADYLNDIAHKTGLVRFNRNVIKQLKLKPFPRKFKPGREPGEKGIYILSSGMMVENTPSYGIAASLLGHHHNAICFVGYCDPDTPGGGLMASKAGDTFLFEALNYQCPIRAEIERFELSGHADRDELLEFVLQTDPRAVVLTHGDPEARQWFAESINRASPAIKVTDPIPLQEALI, translated from the coding sequence ATGAAGTTAACCGACCTGAACCGGGAAGGTGGCATCGGTGCCAACTCCCTCCTTATCGAACTTGGCGATTTCACCTTCGTCATCGACGCCGGACTCCATCCCAAGCGGACCGGCCGGGAAGCCCTGCCGGATTTTCGGAGCCTGATCGACCGCCACGTCGATTTCCTCATCCTGACCCACTGCCACCTCGATCACCTCGGCGGATTGCCTGTCCTCATGCGACAGCATCCCGAGACCCGGGTGCTGACCAGTGTGCCCAATCTGACCCTGGCCCCGCGCATGCTCCACAATTCGGTCAATGTGATGACCCGCCAGCGCGAAGAACAGGGGATTCCCGGCTACCCGCTCTTCACCCACACGGAGATCGACGAGCTGGTGCCGCGGTTCCTGCCCATGCTCTTCAATCAGCCCAGAAGAGTCACCCTTGACCGCGACGAGATAGAAATCACCTTCTATCCGGCCGGTCACGTGGCGGGAGCGGCAGGGATTCAGCTCGTTCACAAGCACCGGTCCATCTTCTTCACCGGAGACACGCTCTTCGAGGACCAGCGTATCCTCGATGGGGCCCGTTTTCCCCGCCGGCATTTCGACACTGTCGTTACCGAAACCACCCGGGGTGCAACTCCGGCCGTCCCCGGAAAATCCCGCCACGAAGAAATCGAACGCCTCCTGCACACGATCAACAACGTGATCCATCGGGGCGGTTCGGTCCTCATCCCTGTCTTCGCCCTCGGGCGGATGCAGGAAATCATGACGATCCTCAATGATGCCCGTCGCGCGGGGCACCTTGTCGACTGCCCGGTCTTCGGCGGGGGCCTGGGGCTCGATCTCGCCGATTACCTCAACGATATCGCCCACAAAACCGGCTTGGTCCGCTTCAACCGGAACGTCATCAAGCAGCTCAAACTCAAACCGTTCCCCCGCAAGTTCAAACCCGGACGCGAACCCGGTGAAAAGGGAATCTACATCCTGAGCAGCGGGATGATGGTGGAGAACACCCCATCCTACGGAATCGCGGCCAGCCTGCTCGGCCACCACCACAATGCGATCTGCTTTGTCGGCTACTGCGACCCGGATACCCCGGGAGGTGGCCTGATGGCGTCCAAGGCCGGAGATACCTTCCTCTTCGAAGCCCTCAACTACCAATGCCCGATTCGAGCCGAGATCGAGCGATTTGAACTCAGCGGCCATGCCGACCGGGACGAGCTGCTCGAATTCGTCCTCCAGACCGACCCCCGGGCGGTCGTGCTGACCCATGGCGATCCCGAGGCCCGCCAATGGTTCGCCGAGTCGATCAACCGGGCCAGTCCGGCCATCAAAGTGACCGACCCCATCCCTTTGCAGGAAGCTCTCATCTGA
- a CDS encoding MarC family protein — protein sequence MLNLALLLFLVMDPFGNLIILNSLLAPVPPAKRRMIIMREALFATIILMMAVFIGGPLLQMLDLEEYSIRLAGGIVLFLIALGMLFPSKKIIEEPGTEAPLIVPIAMPLIAGPSAISMVILFSEKHPHLTVAIAVLIASAASAAVLAVSAGLFSFLGRRGAVALERLMGMLLIMLSVEMLLDGIDTYLLSRVLS from the coding sequence ATGCTCAATCTCGCCCTGCTACTTTTCCTCGTGATGGATCCGTTCGGGAACCTGATCATCCTGAACAGCCTGCTCGCGCCCGTTCCCCCGGCCAAACGCCGGATGATCATCATGAGGGAAGCCCTTTTCGCGACCATCATCCTGATGATGGCCGTGTTCATCGGCGGTCCGCTCCTCCAGATGCTCGACCTCGAGGAATACTCGATCCGTCTGGCCGGTGGCATCGTGCTTTTCCTCATCGCCCTCGGCATGCTCTTTCCCTCGAAGAAGATCATCGAAGAACCGGGGACGGAAGCTCCCCTGATCGTTCCGATCGCCATGCCTCTCATCGCCGGTCCGAGTGCCATTTCCATGGTCATCCTCTTCTCGGAGAAACACCCGCACCTGACGGTGGCGATTGCTGTCCTGATCGCCTCGGCCGCTTCCGCCGCCGTCCTGGCCGTTTCGGCCGGCCTCTTCTCCTTTCTCGGCCGGCGGGGTGCCGTCGCCCTGGAACGATTGATGGGCATGCTGCTGATCATGCTCTCGGTCGAGATGCTGCTCGACGGCATAGACACCTACCTCCTTTCGCGCGTGTTGTCCTGA